GACAGTTGTGGgccctcgtcctcgtccacaACGCGAGCGTTGAAGTCGGTGTCCATATCAGCGCAGTTCTCGATGCTGTAGTAGAGCTTCCGCTTCATCACCTCTAGTGTGCTGTAGTCGGGCACCTCAATCGCGAAAAAGCACGTCGCCGCACGTGGAAGAACCGTGTCGGCATCGGCCTGCGTGGTGAGGGGCAGAATGCGCAGCTTCACCGGCATCCGATCGCGTCCTGACACAAAGCGGAGGAAgagtcgccgctgcagcggcgtggccTCCTCCAGAGCCTTCCAtagcagctgcacacgccGATCCTCGCTTGTCAACCCTTCATACGAGGCTcccttgcgcagctcctctggCGTGTAGTCCGCctgcccacacacgcgcagctccaACTCCTCTGGGGTCAAGAGCAACACGGCCACCTCCGGCACCACGGAAAGCAGTCCCTCTCGCATTTTATGCAGCTGCAAGTCGAACTCGTGGAGTCGCGCCTGCAGCAACGCCTCGGCGtactcgctgctgcgcgccaacgTCACCCGCGTCTGGGCGCCTCCCTCAATCAATTCCTTCGTCGAGTGGTCGCTCAGCTGTGTCACGAAGAACTCCTCACCGAAGACGTCCTCGAACAGCTCCGTCTCGGTGCCCCCTGACTCATCCGCgtccgccaccgctgcagccgcgtgtgtggcgctgAGGACGCGGAACTCACGAACGCACTGCACACAGATCACATCCAcctgctccacctccgcctctgtGATGGGGTAGGCGCACAGGTAGCGCCACACCAGAGGCGGCAGGAATAAATCGAGAGGGTCCTCACtccgcagcgcaccacccATCAGCTTTCCAATGAACGCAAACGCCTCTAGGTCGTAGGCGGAACGGGCAGAAGCGGCCGGCACGTACGCCTCGCGGTGGCTTCCAGTGTTGTGCACATGGTTTGCGGTGGGCACAAAGAACGGCAAACGGCCGGACATGAGCTCGCGGCACATCTCGCTCAGATGCTCGCGGAACGGACCGCCCGCGTCCTCGGCGCCCTCGCCAAGGAAGACGGTGCTCCAGAAGCGTTGATGAGTCTGAAAAATGCGCGACGACTGGGAGCCCAGCAGCGCGAAGGTTTGACCGAAAACAGAAGACTTGACCGACTGCCTCTCCGCGTGCGCCTTGGCACGGTTAATGCAGATGCGGTACTGCTCGGAGCGCACTGAGGACACGGTAAGCACACTCTCGACAAGCTTTCGCCGCACTGCGCGGaacagcagcgtgcgcagcgacagaAACAAAAGCGTCATGAGCGTTGGGTGGGTGGTGTTGAGGGACAGAAACGGAAGAAGGGCGTGCACAACTTTGCTGACGGCTTTCAGCACCTTGAACATATCCCACGCGcgctccgccaccgcagccgcgctgaCCCCGCCGCTGTTGTCGGGGTACGCAAAGGTGGCGAGGTAGTGGGCCAGCTCATCCTCGGCGTTCTTCGTGAACGACTTCGTGACGTCGCTCGAGAAGTTGTCGATGGCGTGGACGACAAGGCGATATGGAAGCAAGTTCTTCTCAAAAGTGTCCATGGACCATGACCGTGCCGCTGGTGTCGGTGCAGTGGCTGGCGTACGTGGGGCAAAAGGAGCTCTGTCGacagccacggcagcggtcGCGCTGGCGCCCATCGCGGGGtgcacgctgcgcagcactcGCCACGCCTCCTGCATCGCTgccatgcgctgctgcgtacTCGCCGCCGAGGCGTTGTTGTAGAACGTGTCCATCCGTTCATTCCACGAGTCCGGCACACCGAGCGGGCTGAAGCCCTCCGGCTTGTATTTGAATGGCGAGGAGCCGAAGTTGAAGCTCACGGCACCTCCAGAGCGGAGCGACACAGCCGGGACGTAATAAAGCCCCTGCGGGATGCCGCGAAAGGTGCACGTCTCGGTCAGAGGGGATCGGGACTCGAGAGCAGAGGCGCCGGTGATGGGGCGGCCGTTCAGGAAGAAGCTTAGTTCGCCGTGGGCCATGTCCACGGCGCAGCCCACCACGTCCCCGGCAGCCCATCGCCGCGGCGTGTTCACCGGTTCCGGTACCCCGCGATGCCACATCACGCGCCGAAACAGGTCAACCGACCACGAGGTGGAAGAGTCTCCGACGCCGTGGCCATTGCCGTGCGGCGCCTCACCTTTCTGCATCCACCCGATCTGCATCAGCCCCTGGGTCCGCAAGGTCACCTCAAAGTACCAGGCGCCGGCCCCCACCGCGCAGTCCCCCGTCACGGTCTCGAAATCGAGACCGGTGTTCTTCACGTCCTCCATGTTCACCTGCACGTTTGCGGAGGCCTGCACTGACACGTGGGCCGGGCCCACCCGCTCCGTGGAACCGGCAAACGGGTCGGCCTCCTCGTAGTAGAACGGTGGCAGGGGATACCGGCCACCGGTGAGGAGGTGGGCGGCGAGGTCCTGCAGTGAGCGCATCTGGTTGTATGGGAACATCGTGCCCAGAGAAAGGTTGGCCGGGTCCAAGGGCAAACAGCCAGACGGCACCTCGTGCTCGAAGTAGGCCGCCCCAAAATTGAGCGACACCGAGTCCGCCTGCCCCATCGACACATATGGGTAGTAGGCAACTGATGCTGAGCTGCGCTCCACCGAGCGGTGACTAGGGTGATGACTGCTGTGGCTACTGTCACCACCCTCGTGCCGCGCCCCCGCTCCGTTGGAAGGGCCCATATCTTCGCCGCTGTTGTAGATAGAGGGTATCGTGGAAGAaggtgagggggaggcagcagcggcgccttcgcTGGGGGCGGCCTCTGGCCCAAAAGTGAAGCTCACCGCCTGGACCCCGTTCACGAGAAtcgtgcaccgctgcgccggtaTGTCAATGACGATTCCCAGATAGTCCCTGCTGAACCACAGCGGCGTGCTTAGCGGTCTCTGCTGCAAAggcggttgctgctgctccgcacAGTGAAACGCACCAGTGCAGCCGTTGAAGGTGACTGGATCGCGCCCCTGCATTGCAGCGctcgtcagcggcagcggcgtctcctGGTCAGCGAAGACAGAGGATGGGATAGGCAACACACCAACTGAAAGGTCGCCTGTTCCGCCGATTCGCAGCTCGTAGTACCATCTACCAGCCGTGAGCGGCACCCCCGCCACCACTGAGCCTCCAGTGCCATCGCTCCGCAAAATGCACACCCCGTCGCCGCTCCATTCGAGCGAGAGACTCTGTGGGTTGCGAACCTTCTGGATGCTCACTCGGTCTGCGGCAGTGTCGCGCTGGCGGTACAGCTGCATTTGCTCTTGTCGGTGGCGCAGGAAATCCACCGTGGCCGCACTCTCCTCTGCGCTGGCGTCCGTCGGCAACGGTGCACCCTCCGCAGTGGCCCTATCATCAGCACCAGAGACCATGCTTGGTGGGGAGCATTCGGGCGCTTGCGCCGTTCGCGCGGCCTGCCAGCACTGGGCTGCATCCCGCTGCATGACGTAGCTCTCCATGCTCATCTGGATGAAGCGGCCCAGCACGCGCTGTGTagggaggcgacggcggtaGTGGCGCAAGGCCATGCGGCGAACGTCGTGCAGGAGCAACGGCAatgacagcggcggcggagtcgTGCGGAAGCGCTGGCTGAACAAAAGCAGGTGGTTGAGGCAGGTGAAAGCGAGGAGTCGTGTTTTGCTAGTGttccgctgcgccacggtGCGCAGAGCCATGAGGCACTCCACCGACCAAACGTACGCCACCGCGGAGCTCGCCGGTGAGTCGAGTGTGAGAAAGACGGAGAGCGCGCTTCGAAAGATACGCATcgcccgcagctgcggttGGTAATCGTGAACGACAGCGATGCGATGGCCCCAGTTGGACGACTCCGCTGCCGATCGCACCGTCAGGAAGAACTGTGGCAAGCACACCTCAAACGAAGAGAGTGCCGTGCTGCAAAACTCGGATAGCATCGCACCCAACGTTCGGTCAGCGGAGACGGTTACAAGTCGCCAGCTCGCCACGCTCCGTTCATCCACAAACACAGCGTAGGAGCGCTGCCCTGCCACTTGCACCTCGTACACATTCGAGGCAAACGGCCGCTGAGGGTGCGCCGACTCAAATATGCGagcgtgcggcggccgctgggCAATTcggagcagctccgccagcaaCGCATTCCCCATCTCCCACATCAACTTCACTTTCGCGGCATCCTCGGTGCGGTCGCTGCTCACGCGGCACAGAGAAAGCCACATCTCGTCCAGCAGCGTTGCCATATCCTTGCCTGACGTCGAAACAGCCCAGTCTGCCAACCGCGCTACGCAGGCATCGTCCTTGAGGACTTGCATGGTGTGCTGATCCGATTCGGACAAGCCGTGAGAAGACTTCGCCACGCAGCACACCGCGTGGGCCAAAATGTGTGCGCTGTAGAAGGCTGCCAGTTGGTGATAGCAACTTGCGCAGATGctgagcagctgctcacgAGACTGGGAGCGCTTCTTGTGCCACAGCACAGactgctgcgacggcaacGGCTCACTAAGTACGCGAAGGTCGGTCTCTTCCGACTCCGTGCCAAAGTCCAGCTcctgcgcgcacgcctcgCGAGCCTGGATGTGGCGAGCGGCTGCCTCTTCGGACTCGTCAAGGTAGCCCACGTCCCCCTCCGTCCAGACGTCCAGCACAACCGATGCGGCAGCCTTTGCCGCGTTCTCGACACCGGTTCGCGTcgtcttcagcagcagcgccagatGTGACTCCAAAAACATCGACAAAGACGAGTTcaggcgtcgcagctgctccaccatGGCCGGCCGCAAGGCGAGCTCATACACTCGAAAGTTCTTGATGTCACCGATGAAGGCGCTGGAGCCGAGTTGCTGAGGAATGCCCCCGAgtcgcagctcctcctgcaaAAGAGAGCCACCGCCAGTCTTCATCGGCCGGGAGTCGAGCAGCAGGCCGCCACGGAAGAGAGACAGGGTAGTGCCGGATTGCACAAAGGTGACGCGGATCCACGTGTTGAGGTCAGTCTCAGACAAGGCAAATGAGCAAATCGTTGCCGGGTCGGCAGGGTCCAActccgcttcgccgccaGGGAAGCACGGAAACCACCCAAACTCCAAGTTGCCCCTCGTAATGCGGGCCACCAtctccagcgccgtcgcagccgagccgccgcgcagcatcTGCGCAAAGAGGATTTGATGACGCTCTATGTTCGTCATGCGCAGTGCAAGATCCACGGTGAAGCTCAGCCCCACCGCGGCACCAGCCAccaaacgcacacacccgccGTTGAAGTGAATCGTGTCGAACATTTCTCGCTCGGTTGGCAAAAACAGGGCATCTGGCGTAGAGGACGCCGAAAGCCGCGACTCCGTCTGCGCGAGAGCGATGGTGGCAAGCCTAGACGGCCCTGCGTCTTCGTCATcagcgccgtcctcctcgtcgaggTCGTCCATCCCGTGTAGGGGGTACGGGGAGCGTGTACCGAACTCGGAGTCACCGTCGTCCTCCGGGTCACtgccctcgtcgtcctcttcctcgtaGGTCATGTCCGGCACGTCGGGGACGGGGCCCAGCAGATGGTGACGCAGAGGGTCGAGGGCTGCAAAGGTCCGCAGCCGCATCGATGAAGGGGCCGTAGGGGAAGCGACGCTGTCGCCAACCCGCACGAGGCTGCACCCTGCGTTCCCTCGAGATCCCAGCTGCTCCCTCTCGTCGCTGCCAACCCCAATTCCGCGGTCCGTCCGCATCGCGCTGAGCGAGTTTCGGAGCAgcccccgccgctgccggtacTGAAGCAGGCCCCACAAGCTCAGCACGAGCTCTAACCGAACCTGGTCCATGTTGGACGCGACATCGTTGGCCATGCCGGTcagcaccgagagagagTCAATCAGCTGCGGCGACACCGACACAACGTGGCGTTCCGCACAGCGAACCAGCACGCAGGACAGCTGGGCGACAAGACACACATCCTCACTCGACCGTGTCGCCGGCGTCACCGTTACAAACCACACTTGTGCCAgatgcgccaccgcctcggcgagcTCCAGGTGTGCCTTGTCCCCCTTGATGGGAAAGGTGTCAGTGGGAGGCTCGTCCCCACCCAGGGTGGCGTGCACGAAACGCAGCGGGAGCCTCTTGATGACGTGAGTAGCCATGGCGGGCTGCGCGGTTGTCGAGGCTttcaccgccgcctttgACGCGTCGCCTGCATGCACCTCCAGAACCTCGCACATCTCCTCCGACCACGAGgggtgcaggagcagcacaGGTGCGATGGTATGCGTGGAGAGATGTGCCATAACCGTATCACCCGGTACAGCCAGTCGGGGTATGCCACCAAGGATCGCAAGGCCGAGCAGAATGTCACGCGTGTTGGTTTTGTCGTAACTACCCTTTCCCTGATCCCCTTCAGGAATCTGCGGGCCGGCTTTCAGCGTGTGCTGGAGCCACGCCTGTAACTCCGTCTGCCATGCGTGATGGCTGCGCTCGTCGCGGTCGTTGttgaggtgctgcagcagcgacaacgcGAGCCAGTGAGCCGTGTCGCAGGAAGTTACCACGCTCAAGTttgcgctgctctccacAACATGCCGAGTTTCGGAGGCGGACATGCGCGCGTCGTCAGTGGTAATGATGCAGCTTGCCAACTGAAGGAGCACTTGAAGGAAGTTGggcagcgatggaggagatggcCAGGCAGTTTCGGCATtggccggcgcggcgcgcgccgcacgcgagcTCGGCGTGGTGGAGCTTGTAGCATCCACCTTTCTCGGATTGCCATTTGGAGCGGGAACGAGAACAACTGTCGGTGGTGTTAGATACATCGTGTAGTACCACGCCATTAAaagcgccgtcaccgcctcgctctcctcaGCGCTGAAGAGGGCGACACGTGAGGTGGTCAAGAGCCACCGCGTCGCCATCTTCGCaagcagcgctgcaacgCGGCTGGTGTGGATGGCGATGACGTCTCCTGGCACGCCGCGAAGAAACTTGCACAGGAGTGTCAAATGGCCGAGCAAGGTTGTCACATAGCGGGCTggaagcggcagctgtgGAAGGCTCACCTCTGCCGAGGAGGCCAAGGCGCCCACGAGAGCATCGAGACAGCGCCCCACCGTTTCCGCGAGCTCTGGCATCGACGTGGGTGCAATGAAGGCGACCTGAGACGCAGCCTCGCCGATCACCTTCGCCGCGCGCATAGATAAGAGACGGAACGCATCCCATCCGTCCCATGAGACCTCCAACTCCAAACGCGGGCCCAAGTGGCGCGCGCCGGAAGCTAGTTCTGTTGGCGACACCACGCGCGAAGAAGCTCCGGCGCCTTTTACAGGCCAGGTCTGGTAAACAAACGGGCGAGCCCCAAAGTTCACGAGAACACAGCCTTTTCCCTTCATGCCTATGAGCGGGCTGAGCTGCTCCGACGTCACCAGAGCCTTGACGGAGTGAACAGACTTGCCGTTACGGGTCCAGAAAATGTCGCCCGCCTCGCGGTCCCAACCACAGCCGACAACGTCACCCATACCGAAGGTAGAGCCGATTACGCGCGCGTTGCGGTTGTTGTATACGGCCCCTTCCAGTCCGTCGTACGCGAATGAGTCTGGGTTCCAGCCTGGCATCTGCGAGAGACTGTAGTCCGCTGGCCCCAGACCAACGCTCACGTACCCGCCCTGGTACAGATCCACCACGTGAACCTCGTAGTAGTACGATGCTGCTTCCTTGCGTACCGACTTCGTCCAGGTGCAtggcgcgacgcagctgccgcggccgccggaGGAGCGCAGCGTCAGGCCGGCAGCCCCGACCGTCATGGTGGAGGCACACCCGATCGGAGAGAGTTTCGTGGCCCGCAGCGCCCGCGGCAGAGAGCCGTTCACTCGCTCATACAGCAGCTCCGGGGACCCGTCAGCAGTCCAGAGACGGCGCATCACCTCGGCGGAGGCACTGGTGGTTCGCAACTTGCGCAAATCTGTGCGTCGGAACGGACAGGAAAAAAGGGCagccaacagcagcacccacGGCTGCGCCTGCTTCCCCACCTCCTCGTACGCCTTCACAGCCGCCTCAAGAAGCAGAAAGAAGGCGCTTTGCAGTCGAGTGAGCTGCTCCACTGAGCATccgtcgacgccgtcagCGTAGTGCCAGCCGCACAGGGTCCGCGCAATGACAGggtgcagcacacgcgcaagcagcgcactgtgccgcgcctcctcggtgAGCTGCCACAGAAGCTGGAGGCCAACAAGGCGATACTGCGCCTTCTTCGAACGCCACGCCACGGCGCTCTCCATCTCTGACGTACTCATCTCACTTTGGAAGCAGGCAATGATCTCGGCGCCG
This genomic stretch from Leishmania donovani BPK282A1 complete genome, chromosome 36 harbors:
- a CDS encoding ubiquitin-protein ligase, putative; protein product: MSFGNNADDWGLLSVADIIDSVVSTDDHEAEGSTDVPFAASDEASVPSFLLEAPLAENLQRSLLSGLKKRLYAHSTRIERVFEVRFRKVKLSLSSSKKIRDRLSEAIVSMGASLPAQEEHTSLLSTIALLGAVTDCDEKGAYTSVLLDSVAHVNWDIASPQSCLELFRIVEAHASEDELSDELRVAVARTKLGLALRSGCLSLLMKCLVAPSALLTLDPAVFPPKSSSQCVRVSTATMSDFLVKTLVLPAQFRPKDSLQCSAHGRTLLLLGDTHVARYEALGTMGTRLIQRSVQQLPGQRGDVVLHLNEAVALCIRALGRDEHFWHFSVCREGLDGESHGRLTLRTTGLPLAEVRFHFCVTGTDTLCCLVSSHPPQRTRGCLYVGETSVEALLGTASTITLAPLFRNPSLNAASRRRTAFHFTKSVSVAVGRVTLKDRFHPFCIEMWVFPRSVAKDQIFLSIGDKSVEEVLLGLEPVGDGVRWRGGARTPRLGPSFAMYNSAGKLSVLERWWHVALNFNGAAWELWLDHELVSRQPALVSPNAIANAKCVVGKSFIGLAAEVRVWQHTRTAAELARDARRPLLGNEDGLCAYFPLDEGYGNVIMDYAPHHEHALLPYGEPYWCAVGSFPVLGDSLDSRQVLDFVPQAWIEEADEVFFAASRESYTIAGVRSDHTLCVFDYARDRRCLVAQRSVELPVSWCVKGVSADPARKSLCCCAVAVPLSGAAAAATTSAAPQVFLWEMWAYAGHTEAAPHVPYDTSWQCGKAVLERSAAHAQRILWSAQYLTDQSTWASVVPPFVLDPDDAVLTLLLGVAQQADSAQTSQGDRDLVQQACTLLQVNLLARLYSSPLDFALRVGGCYDSVEQLLRAAVEGEETDRSVVTTPTSHLRESIIRFALRCTCLDAPSSSALLRCCCQCFLTEGGRLLFLEAQSGKLRAPAAETVYCCLLTLYSSLHTCCDLLSSQPACQLSSLFSALYMEAMYQVDRSLRVKSVDGLLRTSHCLEVLAEVLLSGCGMDGDAARLETLQCVYSTALLRCCEKMVDAVSTALRQLPEAEATFLKCLQLSPIGALLASFAVSLPLLPTSALAACSVSLQKCRESLLVLIDRFPGEEAKRWASRLCVALTYSLAQLGCTLLNPLPSSQDAVPVAAAAAAASTAQGGQQTAAASPRPPYLSVLRNGQRRLNTERDALIKNLQGGVGVLSRVFEELQMKDVSALRVVRDEQLRETERQVMAACCALLLPTQALREATPESLLPAFQLVLKLRPWCLSKRQESKEYVTKMRERAVFLALFEPIAEVGDDEVGTGQAGATSSSASSRTRASSASNSHAAQLTQRQKWRRLFKSWKAMRQLKALMSSREEAAGLNVGAEIIACFQSEMSTSEMESAVAWRSKKAQYRLVGLQLLWQLTEEARHSALLARVLHPVIARTLCGWHYADGVDGCSVEQLTRLQSAFFLLLEAAVKAYEEVGKQAQPWVLLLAALFSCPFRRTDLRKLRTTSASAEVMRRLWTADGSPELLYERVNGSLPRALRATKLSPIGCASTMTVGAAGLTLRSSGGRGSCVAPCTWTKSVRKEAASYYYEVHVVDLYQGGYVSVGLGPADYSLSQMPGWNPDSFAYDGLEGAVYNNRNARVIGSTFGMGDVVGCGWDREAGDIFWTRNGKSVHSVKALVTSEQLSPLIGMKGKGCVLVNFGARPFVYQTWPVKGAGASSRVVSPTELASGARHLGPRLELEVSWDGWDAFRLLSMRAAKVIGEAASQVAFIAPTSMPELAETVGRCLDALVGALASSAEVSLPQLPLPARYVTTLLGHLTLLCKFLRGVPGDVIAIHTSRVAALLAKMATRWLLTTSRVALFSAEESEAVTALLMAWYYTMYLTPPTVVLVPAPNGNPRKVDATSSTTPSSRAARAAPANAETAWPSPPSLPNFLQVLLQLASCIITTDDARMSASETRHVVESSANLSVVTSCDTAHWLALSLLQHLNNDRDERSHHAWQTELQAWLQHTLKAGPQIPEGDQGKGSYDKTNTRDILLGLAILGGIPRLAVPGDTVMAHLSTHTIAPVLLLHPSWSEEMCEVLEVHAGDASKAAVKASTTAQPAMATHVIKRLPLRFVHATLGGDEPPTDTFPIKGDKAHLELAEAVAHLAQVWFVTVTPATRSSEDVCLVAQLSCVLVRCAERHVVSVSPQLIDSLSVLTGMANDVASNMDQVRLELVLSLWGLLQYRQRRGLLRNSLSAMRTDRGIGVGSDEREQLGSRGNAGCSLVRVGDSVASPTAPSSMRLRTFAALDPLRHHLLGPVPDVPDMTYEEEDDEGSDPEDDGDSEFGTRSPYPLHGMDDLDEEDGADDEDAGPSRLATIALAQTESRLSASSTPDALFLPTEREMFDTIHFNGGCVRLVAGAAVGLSFTVDLALRMTNIERHQILFAQMLRGGSAATALEMVARITRGNLEFGWFPCFPGGEAELDPADPATICSFALSETDLNTWIRVTFVQSGTTLSLFRGGLLLDSRPMKTGGGSLLQEELRLGGIPQQLGSSAFIGDIKNFRVYELALRPAMVEQLRRLNSSLSMFLESHLALLLKTTRTGVENAAKAAASVVLDVWTEGDVGYLDESEEAAARHIQAREACAQELDFGTESEETDLRVLSEPLPSQQSVLWHKKRSQSREQLLSICASCYHQLAAFYSAHILAHAVCCVAKSSHGLSESDQHTMQVLKDDACVARLADWAVSTSGKDMATLLDEMWLSLCRVSSDRTEDAAKVKLMWEMGNALLAELLRIAQRPPHARIFESAHPQRPFASNVYEVQVAGQRSYAVFVDERSVASWRLVTVSADRTLGAMLSEFCSTALSSFEVCLPQFFLTVRSAAESSNWGHRIAVVHDYQPQLRAMRIFRSALSVFLTLDSPASSAVAYVWSVECLMALRTVAQRNTSKTRLLAFTCLNHLLLFSQRFRTTPPPLSLPLLLHDVRRMALRHYRRRLPTQRVLGRFIQMSMESYVMQRDAAQCWQAARTAQAPECSPPSMVSGADDRATAEGAPLPTDASAEESAATVDFLRHRQEQMQLYRQRDTAADRVSIQKVRNPQSLSLEWSGDGVCILRSDGTGGSVVAGVPLTAGRWYYELRIGGTGDLSVGVLPIPSSVFADQETPLPLTSAAMQGRDPVTFNGCTGAFHCAEQQQPPLQQRPLSTPLWFSRDYLGIVIDIPAQRCTILVNGVQAVSFTFGPEAAPSEGAAAASPSPSSTIPSIYNSGEDMGPSNGAGARHEGGDSSHSSHHPSHRSVERSSASVAYYPYVSMGQADSVSLNFGAAYFEHEVPSGCLPLDPANLSLGTMFPYNQMRSLQDLAAHLLTGGRYPLPPFYYEEADPFAGSTERVGPAHVSVQASANVQVNMEDVKNTGLDFETVTGDCAVGAGAWYFEVTLRTQGLMQIGWMQKGEAPHGNGHGVGDSSTSWSVDLFRRVMWHRGVPEPVNTPRRWAAGDVVGCAVDMAHGELSFFLNGRPITGASALESRSPLTETCTFRGIPQGLYYVPAVSLRSGGAVSFNFGSSPFKYKPEGFSPLGVPDSWNERMDTFYNNASAASTQQRMAAMQEAWRVLRSVHPAMGASATAAVAVDRAPFAPRTPATAPTPAARSWSMDTFEKNLLPYRLVVHAIDNFSSDVTKSFTKNAEDELAHYLATFAYPDNSGGVSAAAVAERAWDMFKVLKAVSKVVHALLPFLSLNTTHPTLMTLLFLSLRTLLFRAVRRKLVESVLTVSSVRSEQYRICINRAKAHAERQSVKSSVFGQTFALLGSQSSRIFQTHQRFWSTVFLGEGAEDAGGPFREHLSEMCRELMSGRLPFFVPTANHVHNTGSHREAYVPAASARSAYDLEAFAFIGKLMGGALRSEDPLDLFLPPLVWRYLCAYPITEAEVEQVDVICVQCVREFRVLSATHAAAAVADADESGGTETELFEDVFGEEFFVTQLSDHSTKELIEGGAQTRVTLARSSEYAEALLQARLHEFDLQLHKMREGLLSVVPEVAVLLLTPEELELRVCGQADYTPEELRKGASYEGLTSEDRRVQLLWKALEEATPLQRRLFLRFVSGRDRMPVKLRILPLTTQADADTVLPRAATCFFAIEVPDYSTLEVMKRKLYYSIENCADMDTDFNARVVDEDEGPQLSVALDDGQQDIIPPNSENE